The proteins below are encoded in one region of Clostridium pasteurianum DSM 525 = ATCC 6013:
- a CDS encoding heavy-metal-associated domain-containing protein: MKKKISIEGMSCGHCVAHVEEALKELGANSINVSLEKKSAEAEVGTTSDEKIKEAIEDAGYDVIGIESI; this comes from the coding sequence ATGAAAAAGAAAATTTCAATTGAAGGAATGAGTTGTGGTCATTGCGTAGCACATGTAGAGGAGGCTTTAAAAGAATTAGGAGCTAATTCAATAAATGTAAGTCTGGAAAAGAAATCTGCTGAGGCAGAAGTAGGTACTACTTCTGATGAAAAAATAAAAGAAGCTATTGAAGATGCTGGTTATGATGTGATTGGTATAGAAAGTATATAG